Sequence from the Nocardiopsis sp. YSL2 genome:
GCCGAGTTCGCTCAGCGGGACGGAGTTCTGGACCACCAGCACCAGGTTCTGCATCGACATGCCCACCCCGGCACCCATCAGGACCATGCCGCCGGCCACGAGGTACAGCGACGTGGTCTCGTCGATGGTGGACAGGACCAGGAAGCCCGCGGTCAGCGACACCATGCCGGTGACGACGTAGGACTTGACCCGGCCCGAGCGCGAGACCATACGGCCCGAGACCGTGGAGGAGACCAGGACGCCCAGCATCAGTGGCGCGGTCAGGAGCCCGGCCTCGATCGGGGAGTAGCCGCGGGCGAGCTGGAAGTACTGGCCCAGGAAGACCGCGCCGCCGAACATGGCCATGCCGACCGCGGCGCTGGCCAGGATGGCCATCGCCGTCTCGCGCCGCACGACCAGGTGCACGGGGATGACCGGCTGCGACACCCGCGACTCCACCCGCACGGCCAGGCCGAGCAGGACCACCGTCCCCGCGACCATGGCGGCGGACGGCCAGGAGAACCAGCCGAAGCCGTCGCCGACGAAGGTCACCCACAGCAGGAGCAGGCTGACACCGGAGGCGATGAGCAGCGCGCCCGCGTAGTCCACCCTGGTGTCCGGGCGGCGGGTGTCGGACAGGTGCAGGGTGCGGCCGATCACGACGAACGCGATGACCAGGAACGGCACGCCGATGAGGAAGCACCAGCGCCAGCCGAGCCAGGAGATGTCGGTGATCGCCCCGCCGATGAGCGGCCCGCCGACGGTGGCCACCGCCATGATGGCGCCGATGTAGCCGTTGAACCTGCCGCGCTCCTTGGGGCTGACCAGCGAGGCGATGATCACCTGCACCAGGACCTGGGACGCTCCCATGCCCAGACCCTGCACGGTGCGGAAGGCGATGAGCTGTTCGGTCGACTGCGCCAGGCCGCACAGCAGCGAGGAGAGGACGAAGAGGACGATCGACAGCTGGAGCAGCCGCTTCTTGTCGAAGAGGTCGGCCAGCCTGCCCCAGATCGGTGTGGAGGCCGTCGACGCCAGCAGGGTCGCGGTCACCACCCAGGTGTACTGCGACTGCGTGCCGTTGAGGGAGCCCACGATCTGGGGGAGCGCGACCGACACGATCGTGCCGCTGAGCATCGTCACGCCCAGCACGGTGAGCAGCCCGCTCAGTGAGCGCGTGATCGATGGTGTCCGCGTCTCGGGCGCCGGGCGTGTTCTGCTCAAGGAGACCTCTGGAAGACGAGATGGGACGAGCCTGAAAGTGTGCTCACCAGGCAAAGATGCCCAATGAGCATGTTTGCACTGTGTGTAGACTAGCACCGTGGACAGAGCGGGTGGACTGCGGGAACGCAAGAAGGAAGAGACGCGGCGAGGGGTGCACGCCGCCGCCGTGCGGCTGACCGCCGAACTCGGGTACGAGAACGTCACGGTGGAGGCGATCGCGGAGGCCGCCAACGTCTCGCGACGGACCTTCTCCAACTACTTCTCCTGCAAGGAGGAGGCCGTCCTGCACGGTGAGCACGTGTACATGCGCTCGCTCACGCACGCGGTGCTGGACCGGCCCGCCGACGAGGACGCCTGGACCGCGCTGCGCTACGCCGCCCGCGGCGTCTACGCCCACTGGGGACGCCCGACCGACCGGGAGGGGTGGGCGCGCGCCAAACTCGCCCGCAAGCACCCCGCACTGCTGGCCAGGCTGCTCGCCAACCACGCCGAGCTCGCCCGGGACCTGGAACGGGCCCTGGACGGACGCCGCCGCCCCGGCGGCGTGCGCTACGCCGTCCTCGTCGCCGTCTTCCTCGCCTGCCTGCGGGTGTCCCTGGAGACCTGGACCGGGGAGGAGGCCGCGCGCGACCTCGCCGAGATCGCCGAGGAGGTCCTCGACGAGGCCGAGGCGCCCTTCACCTCCTGACCCCGCGGGGGATACTGGCCCCATGGACGACCGGACCACGCGCTCCCTGCTACCGCTGACCACCACCGTGGAGGAGGGCGAACGCGCTGCGCGGGTGGCCCTGCTGCCCGTCGGCAGCCTCGAACAGCACGGCCCCCACCTGCCCCTGGTCACCGACACCGTCATCGCCTGCACGGTGGCCGCCGCCCTCGCCGACGCCCACCCCGTGCGCGTCCTGCCGCCCCTGACCCTGTCCTGCTCCCACGAGCACGCCGCCTGGCCCGGCACCGTCAGCATCTCCGCGCGCACCCTGCACGCCGTGGTCACCGACGCCGCCGACTCCCTGCGCCGCTCGGGCACACCGCGGCTGGTCCTGGTCAACGGCCACGGCGGCAACCACGTCCTGGCCAACGTGGTCCAGGAGTCCGGCGGCGCCATGGCGCTCTTCCCCCAGGCCCACGAATGGGAGGCCGCCCGCACCGCCGCCGGGATGGCCACGGACAACGACACCGACATGCACGCGGGCGAACTGGAGACCTCCGTCCTGCTGCACGCCCACCCGGAGATGGTCGGCCCCTCAGCCGCCGGAGCCGACCACGTCACCGGGCCGCGCGACCACATGCCCACCCTGGGCCTGGCGCCCTACACCCCGACCGGCGTGGTCGGCCGCCCCTCACTGGCCACGGCCGACAAGGGCGGACGGCTGCTCGCCGCCCTGGTCGGGGCCTTCGCCGGGCACCTCGGGGCCCTGCAGGACACGCACGACCAGCACTAGCGCCCCCGGCGCGGCGGCCACCAGCGCCAGCAGCCCGTAGACCACCGACGCCGTCACCCCCTGCTCGGCACCCAGCCCGGCCGCGCCGAAGGCCAGCGCCGTGACGGCCTCGCGCGGCCCCCAGCCTCCGACGTTGACCGGCAGGCTCATCGCCAGCAGCGCCAGGACCACCAACGGCACCACCTGCGGCCACGGGGCGGTCACACCCGCCAGGCGCGCCGCCGCCAGGAACAGCACGACGTAGCCGGCCAGTGCGGCAGCCGACAGCGTCAGCACCTCGGCGCGGTGCGACCACAGGCCGGTCCGCGCGTCGGCAGCCGCGGCGCGGAGCGCCCCCCACCACCGCGGACGGCGGCGCCGTCCCACGGCCAGGCCGACGGCGGTACCCGCCGCCAGTACCGCGACCACACCCGCGGAGACCCCGACCGCGCGCAGGCCCGGCCCCAGCAGGGCGGCCGGAAGCGCGAAGAGCAGCGCGGCCGCGGTCAGGGCGAGCACGGCCTGCCCGGCCAGGCGCTCCAGCACCACAGCGCGCACGCTCCGCGACAGGTCGCCGGCGTAGCGCCCGTGGCACAGCGCCCGGTGCACGTCCCCGACCACCCCGGCGGGCAGCACGGCGTTGAGGAACACGGCCCGGTAGTAGTCGGCGACCGCGCGCCCCAGCGGCAACCGCAGGCCCACGGCGCGTGCCACCACCCGCCAGCGCGCGGCGCTGAGCACCGTGGTCAACGCGCCCACGCCCAGGGCCAGCCCGACCGCGCCCGCGTCCACCACGGCGAACGCGTCGGTGAAGACCTCCAGCGGGTACCACCACACCACCCCCGCCAGGACCAGCGCACCGGCCAGGCCCCGCAGCCACGCGTGGATCCTCATCGGTCGTCCCCGGCCGGGTCGGCCCACAGGTCGGTGTGGTGGACGATGGCGTACAGGGCGCCGCGCGAGCACTCCTCCAGCCGCCGCTCCAGGTAGGCGTCCGCGGGCAGGTCCGGGTCCTGCTCCCGCGCCGCGCCCACCCAGCCGCGCAGCCACGCCGCCAGCAGCGCGCCCTCCCCAGGACCCAGCCGCCACGGACTCGCGAACGTGCGCGTCGCGGCGCCGCGCTCGGTGAAGGCCGCGCGCGCCGCCTCGACCGCGTCGGGACCCAGCAGGCCCCCGCGCCGCTGGTGGGCGTCGAACGCGCGGGCGACCGCGCCGTCGAGCGGATCGGCGGGCGACAGCTCCACACGCCCCGCCACCGTCAGCGAGAACAGCGCCGGGCAGCCGGCGCCGACCACGGCCTCGACCAGGGCGCCCACCGCCGGACGGGTCAGCACGTCCAGCAGGGCGGAGGCCACCACCAGCGTGCATCCGTCCAGGTCGGTCGGCCGCAGAGACGCCAGGTCGCGCCGCCGGGTCTCGGTCGTGGCGCCGGGCACGCCGTGCTCGGCCATCGCGAGCAGCCGGGGGTCGCGGTCGAAGAGCACCCAGTGCTGGGGGGAGGGCAGGCGGGGGGCGAGCCAGCGGCCCAGCGAACCGGTGCCGCAGCCCAGGTCGGCGACGACCCGGCCGCGGTCGCCGATCAGCCCGACCGGCTCACGGGCGCGCGCCCGGGCGTCGGCGCCCTCGCGCAGGGCCAGCCACTCCGGAGCGAACGGGGCTACGTCGGTCTCGCTCATCGGGACACCTCCCGGTCCAGGACGGCGGCCATGGCCCGCGCCGCCTCCTTCCATCCTGTCAAGTCCAGCCGTCGAAGGCGCGCGGAGTCGCGTAACCGTTCGCGCAGCGTCGCGTCGGTCAGCCACCGCCGCAGCGCGTCGCCGAGCGCGGCGGGGTCCTCCGGCGCGACGAGCAGGCCGGGACGGCGACCGAAGGGGTCGCGGCCCAGCGCCTCGGGGACACCGCCCACCGCCGTCGCCACCACCGGGACCGCCCTGGCCAGTGCCTCGGTCACGACCATGCCGTAGGTCTCCCCTCTGGAAGGCAGCACGACGAGGTCGGCGGCGGCGTAGGACGCCTGTAGCGCCAGGCCGGCCCGTGCGCCCGCGAAGCGTACCGGGAGCGACCCGGCCCGGGACCGCAGCGCCGCCACCAGGCCGGGGTCGCCGAAGGGGCCCACGCACTCGCACGACCACGCGGGGCCGCGCACGAGAGCGAGCGCGTCCAGCAGTACGTCGTGCCCCTTGCGCGGGGTCAGCGACGCCACGCACAGCAGGCGGGAGGACCCGTCCGTCCCGGGGGAGGGCGGCGCCGGGTCCACACCCGGGGGCACGGCGTGGACCCGGTCCACGCCGTGGCGGGCGGCCACGTCCGCGGCGGCCCACGCGCTGGTGGCCACCGCCTCCGCGGCGGCCCGCAGCACCCGGCCCTCGCGTTCGTCCAGGTCGCGGGCCAGACCGGGGTCCAGTCCGGTCTCGTCGGCCAGCGGCAGGTGCACCAGCACGACCGTGCGCAGCCGCCCGGCGTGCGGCACGACCACCTCGGGCACACCGCAGGCGACCAGGCCGTCCAGCAGCACGGTGGACCGGTCGGGCAGCCCGGCGAGCAGTCCGGCCAGGCGCGCCCGTGCCGCGGAGTCCGGCCGCGGCCAGTCGCCGGGCACGGCCACGGTCCGCAGGGGGCGTCCGGCGGCCGCCATGGCCCGCGCCAGCCGTTCGTCGTAGACGTGGCCGCCGCTGGGAGCGTCGCCGGCGGGGACGACGAAGACGGTGCTCACAGCTCGCGGTCGTGGCTCGCCCAGGCCACGTGCGACTCGCTCAGAGTCACGGTCAGTCCGCTCAGGCCGCGCGCCCGCGCGTCGACGCGTTCGACGAGCCGGTCGCCGACCACCTTGGCCAGGTACTCGGTGGAGGTGTTGACGCCCGCGAAATCGGGTTCCTCGTCCAGATTGCGGTAGTTGAGCTCGGCGAGCACCGCGGCCAGCTCACGCGTGGCCAGGCCGATGTCGATGACGATGTTGTCCTGGTCGAGTTCGGGACGGCGGAACGTCGCGTCGACGACGAACGTGGCGCCGTGCAGTCGCTGGGCGGGACCGAAGACGGCGCCGCGGAAGCTGTGGGCGACCATCAGGTGGTCGCGGACGGTGACGGTGAACACGGGAGGCGGCTCCTTCGGTGGGGGCGGTTGCGGTCACGGGTAGACGATCCGGTGGCACAGGGCGGGCAGGGACCCGTCGGCCAGCCGGGGCATGACCGAGGGCAGGTCGTCGAAGGCGCTCTCCCCGGTGAGCAGCGCGTCGAAGGCGGGGTCGGCGAGCAGTTCCAGGGCCAGGTCGAGCCGGTCGCCGTAGTCGCGCCGCCCCCGTCGGGCGAGGGCGATCCCGCCCACCTGGCTGGAGCGCAACGTGATCCGGCGGGAGTGGAAGTCCTCGCCCAGCGGCACGCTCACGGGCCGGTCGCCGTACCAGCTCAGCTCGACCACCTCGCCGTCGGTGGCGGCCACGCGCAGGGCGAGTGCCAGCCCCTCCTCGGTGGCGCTGGTGTGGAAGACCAGGTCGCGGTCGTGGGCGGCCTCCTCGGGCGGGGCGAAGCCGACGCCGAGCCGTTCGGCGACACGGGCGCGGGCCGGATCGACGTCGACCAGCTCGACCCGGGTGCCCGGCACGCGGGCCAGCAGCCGGGCCACGCAACAGCCCACCATCCCGGCGCCGACGACCGTGGCACGGTCGCCGAGCCGCGGCGTGGAGTCCCAGAGGGCGTTGACGGCCGTCTCCACGGTGCCGGCGAGTACGGCCCGCGCGGGCGGTACCCCTTCGGGTACGAGCCGCAGCGCGCTCACCGGCAGCACGAAGCGCGTCTGGTGCGGGTACAGCGTGAACACGGTGCGCCCCACCATGCTCTCCGGCCCCTCCTCGACCACACCGACGTTGAGGTAGCCGTACTTGCAGGGTCCGGGGAAGGAGCCCTCCTGGAAGGGAGCGCGCATCACGCGGTCCAGACGCTCGGGCACACGCCCCTGGAAGACCAGCGTCTCGGTGCCCCGGCTCACACCCGAGTACAGGGTGCGCACGCGGACCTCGCCGGCCCCGGGCTCGGGCAGGTCGACGGTGCGGATCTCACCCGCGCCGGGAGCACTCACCCAGAACCCCCGTGCTTGCTGGCTCATGTTTCTCCTCGTCCTCGTCAGTCACAGCGGACACATCCCTCGCACGCGCGACCCCGGCCCCGCGCCTGGGGCCGGTTCACTTGCGGTGGGCGATCAGGTCCGCGCCGCACTCACGCGAGTGCCAGAGCCGGACGACGTCGCGCCCGAAGGACCACAGCAGGGCGGCCAGGGCGCCGGCCACCAGCACGGTGGCGGCCCAGACCGGCAGCAGGGCCGGGGCGGCCGCGACCAGGGCCGCGCCCTGCAGGGCGGCGACCCGCTTGCGTGCCCGACTGGGCGGCAGCGGGCCGGACAGCCAGGGCGCCACCCACGCGGCGGCGCCGAAGACGTAGCGCATCGCCCCGATGAGGAGCACCCACGGCCCGAGGTACTGCACGGCGTGCACGCTCAGGACGAGGATGAGGAAGGCGTCGGTCTCCATGTCGAAGCGGGCACCGAAGTCCGACTCGGTCCCGGTGCGACGGGCCACGAACCCGTCCACCAGGTCCAGGAGCAGGGCGGGAAGGGCCAGCGCGACGACGGCCCAGGTGTGACCGCCGTCGGCGACCAGCGCGGTCACCCCGCCGATGAGGGCCGCCCGCACCAGGGTCACGCGGTCGGCCGGTCCCAGGGCGCCCCGGCCCGCCCGGCGCATGGCCCACCGCAGGGCGGCGGCACCGGCCACGAGGTAGACCGCGCCCATCGTCCAGCCCACCGGGCCGAGCCCGATTCCTCCGGCCGTCAGGACCGCGGTCTCCGGCGGGACGCCGGCGGCGACGCTCACAGCGCACATGGCCGGTCACCCCAGCGCCGGGTCGGGTCCGTCCAGGGGCGGGTCCAGGTGTGGCAGGTCGTGGCCCATCCGGTCGCGCTTGGCCGTCAGATAGGCCCTGTTCTGCGTGCGGGCGGGCATCAGCAGCGGGACGCGGGAGGCCACTTTGACACCGTGGTCCTCCAGGGAGCGCCCTTTGTCCGGGTTGTTCGTGAGCAGCCGGACCGAGCGCACCTCCAGGTGGCGCAGCACGCGCGCCGCCGGGCCGTAGTCGCGCGTGTCCACGGGCAGGCCCAGCACGGTGGCCGAGTCGACGGTGTCCAGTCCCTCGCGGTCCTGGAGCGCGAGGGTGCGGACCTTGGCCAGGAGCCCGATGCCCCGGCCCTCGTGCCCGCGCAGGTACACCAGGACGCCGCGGCCCTCGCCGACGATCCTGTCCAGGGCGGCGTCGAGCTGGTCGCCGCACTCGCAGCGCAGCGCGCCCATGGCGTCCCCGGTCACGCACTCGGAGTGGACGCGGACCAGGACGTCCTCGCCGTCCCCCAGGGGGCCGAGCACCAGGGCCAGGTGCTCGTTGCCGTCCCCGGGGTCACGGAAGGCCACCGCCCGGAACATCCCGCGCCGTGTCGCGAGTTCGGACTCGGCCACCGCACTCGGGTCAATGCTCTGATCGCTCATACGCCCCTTCGATCTCGTCGCGGAAGCGACTCATCCGCCGACTTCCCACCCGTGGGGTGCCGAAAACCTAGCGGCGTCCGCGGGAGGGTTCAAGCGGTCTGATGATCGAAACAGCGTGAATGTTCCAGGGCCTGTACGGGGTAGTCAAGCGGCGACGCACAGGTCACGGGAGGCTTCGCTGGTGTCAGGAGGCGCGGACGGGTTCGCGGAGGATTCTGCTTTCCGTGAGGAGGCGACGGGTGTGTCCGACCTCCCGGACCGGTCCGCGCAGACGGATCCGGAACAGGAAACCCGGATCTGCGGAAGACGCGGCCAGGCTCAGTTCCAGGTCACCCGGGTCCACGATCCGGCGCAGGTCAGGACCGGTGTAGGCGGCCAGGTCCGCGTGGACCGTGAACTCCACCGTACGCTCGTCACCCGGCTCCAGATCGACCCGCGCGTAGCCGATGAGCCGCCGCACCGGGCGCGTCACCGCCGCCACCGGGTCGCTCAGGTACAGCTGGACCACCTCGGTGCCCGCGACCGGACCGTCGTTGCGCACCGTGCACGCGACGGCGACCTCCCCGTCGGTGGCCACCTCCGGGGCCGCCTCGTCCGGCCTCTGCGCGGCCCCGTTCAGAGCCGGGCACGACCACGAGAAGTCGGTGTAGGACATCCCATGGCCGAAGGCGAAGAGCGGCGTGGGATCCACCGAGCTCACCTCGCTGCGCCCGGCCAGGGGCGGACCGAGATACGTCGAGGGCTGACCGCCCGGATCGCGCGGCAGCCCGAACGGCATCCGGCCGCTGGGATTGACGCGACCGGAGAGCACACCGGCCACCGCCGGACCGCCCTCCTCCCCGGGGAAGAACGCCTGCACCACCGCGGCCACCCGGTCGCTCAGCCCGTCCAGCGCGTAGGGGCGCCCGCCGAGCTGCACGAGCACGACCGGTGTGCCCGTGGCCGCCACGGCGGCCACCAGGTCGCGCTGCGCCCCGGGCAGGCGCAGGTCGGTGGCGTCGCAGCCCTCACCCGAGGTCCCGCGGCCGAACAGCCCGGCCCGGTCACCCAGCACGACCACGCACACCTGTGCCCCGCGCGCGAGCGCCACCGCCTCGGCGATGCCGGAGGTGTCGCCGTCGTCCACCCCGCAGCCGCGCGCGTGCACGATGCCGGTGTCGGGCAGCTCGGCGCGCAGTGACTCCACCAGCGTGGGGATCTCCACGCCCAGGGGCAGCCCGGGATGGGCCACCCCCACGTGGCTGGGGAAGGAGTAGCAGCCCAGCATCGCCTCGGCGGTGTCGGCGTTGGGGCCCACCACCGCGATCGTCCCGCCCGTCGACAACGGCAGGACGCCGTCGTTGGCCAGC
This genomic interval carries:
- a CDS encoding glycosyltransferase family 4 protein encodes the protein MSTVFVVPAGDAPSGGHVYDERLARAMAAAGRPLRTVAVPGDWPRPDSAARARLAGLLAGLPDRSTVLLDGLVACGVPEVVVPHAGRLRTVVLVHLPLADETGLDPGLARDLDEREGRVLRAAAEAVATSAWAAADVAARHGVDRVHAVPPGVDPAPPSPGTDGSSRLLCVASLTPRKGHDVLLDALALVRGPAWSCECVGPFGDPGLVAALRSRAGSLPVRFAGARAGLALQASYAAADLVVLPSRGETYGMVVTEALARAVPVVATAVGGVPEALGRDPFGRRPGLLVAPEDPAALGDALRRWLTDATLRERLRDSARLRRLDLTGWKEAARAMAAVLDREVSR
- a CDS encoding trans-aconitate 2-methyltransferase; translated protein: MSETDVAPFAPEWLALREGADARARAREPVGLIGDRGRVVADLGCGTGSLGRWLAPRLPSPQHWVLFDRDPRLLAMAEHGVPGATTETRRRDLASLRPTDLDGCTLVVASALLDVLTRPAVGALVEAVVGAGCPALFSLTVAGRVELSPADPLDGAVARAFDAHQRRGGLLGPDAVEAARAAFTERGAATRTFASPWRLGPGEGALLAAWLRGWVGAAREQDPDLPADAYLERRLEECSRGALYAIVHHTDLWADPAGDDR
- a CDS encoding 6-carboxytetrahydropterin synthase translates to MFTVTVRDHLMVAHSFRGAVFGPAQRLHGATFVVDATFRRPELDQDNIVIDIGLATRELAAVLAELNYRNLDEEPDFAGVNTSTEYLAKVVGDRLVERVDARARGLSGLTVTLSESHVAWASHDREL
- the ribA gene encoding GTP cyclohydrolase II encodes the protein MSDQSIDPSAVAESELATRRGMFRAVAFRDPGDGNEHLALVLGPLGDGEDVLVRVHSECVTGDAMGALRCECGDQLDAALDRIVGEGRGVLVYLRGHEGRGIGLLAKVRTLALQDREGLDTVDSATVLGLPVDTRDYGPAARVLRHLEVRSVRLLTNNPDKGRSLEDHGVKVASRVPLLMPARTQNRAYLTAKRDRMGHDLPHLDPPLDGPDPALG
- a CDS encoding creatininase family protein; the protein is MDDRTTRSLLPLTTTVEEGERAARVALLPVGSLEQHGPHLPLVTDTVIACTVAAALADAHPVRVLPPLTLSCSHEHAAWPGTVSISARTLHAVVTDAADSLRRSGTPRLVLVNGHGGNHVLANVVQESGGAMALFPQAHEWEAARTAAGMATDNDTDMHAGELETSVLLHAHPEMVGPSAAGADHVTGPRDHMPTLGLAPYTPTGVVGRPSLATADKGGRLLAALVGAFAGHLGALQDTHDQH
- a CDS encoding MDR family MFS transporter, with translation MLGVTMLSGTIVSVALPQIVGSLNGTQSQYTWVVTATLLASTASTPIWGRLADLFDKKRLLQLSIVLFVLSSLLCGLAQSTEQLIAFRTVQGLGMGASQVLVQVIIASLVSPKERGRFNGYIGAIMAVATVGGPLIGGAITDISWLGWRWCFLIGVPFLVIAFVVIGRTLHLSDTRRPDTRVDYAGALLIASGVSLLLLWVTFVGDGFGWFSWPSAAMVAGTVVLLGLAVRVESRVSQPVIPVHLVVRRETAMAILASAAVGMAMFGGAVFLGQYFQLARGYSPIEAGLLTAPLMLGVLVSSTVSGRMVSRSGRVKSYVVTGMVSLTAGFLVLSTIDETTSLYLVAGGMVLMGAGVGMSMQNLVLVVQNSVPLSELGAASGAITFFRSLGGTVGVSVLGAVLANRVGTGVTDGLARAGVDASAAPGSATLNLDAMPPFVRGIVESAYGSATGDIFLLATGIASVGLVVALFLPRVRLRDSLDLPGREDDGEPAGPTAPTDTAASG
- a CDS encoding lysylphosphatidylglycerol synthase transmembrane domain-containing protein — translated: MRIHAWLRGLAGALVLAGVVWWYPLEVFTDAFAVVDAGAVGLALGVGALTTVLSAARWRVVARAVGLRLPLGRAVADYYRAVFLNAVLPAGVVGDVHRALCHGRYAGDLSRSVRAVVLERLAGQAVLALTAAALLFALPAALLGPGLRAVGVSAGVVAVLAAGTAVGLAVGRRRRPRWWGALRAAAADARTGLWSHRAEVLTLSAAALAGYVVLFLAAARLAGVTAPWPQVVPLVVLALLAMSLPVNVGGWGPREAVTALAFGAAGLGAEQGVTASVVYGLLALVAAAPGALVLVVRVLQGPEVPGEGPDQGGEQPSALVGRGQ
- a CDS encoding CDP-alcohol phosphatidyltransferase family protein gives rise to the protein MCAVSVAAGVPPETAVLTAGGIGLGPVGWTMGAVYLVAGAAALRWAMRRAGRGALGPADRVTLVRAALIGGVTALVADGGHTWAVVALALPALLLDLVDGFVARRTGTESDFGARFDMETDAFLILVLSVHAVQYLGPWVLLIGAMRYVFGAAAWVAPWLSGPLPPSRARKRVAALQGAALVAAAPALLPVWAATVLVAGALAALLWSFGRDVVRLWHSRECGADLIAHRK
- a CDS encoding dehydrogenase; its protein translation is MSQQARGFWVSAPGAGEIRTVDLPEPGAGEVRVRTLYSGVSRGTETLVFQGRVPERLDRVMRAPFQEGSFPGPCKYGYLNVGVVEEGPESMVGRTVFTLYPHQTRFVLPVSALRLVPEGVPPARAVLAGTVETAVNALWDSTPRLGDRATVVGAGMVGCCVARLLARVPGTRVELVDVDPARARVAERLGVGFAPPEEAAHDRDLVFHTSATEEGLALALRVAATDGEVVELSWYGDRPVSVPLGEDFHSRRITLRSSQVGGIALARRGRRDYGDRLDLALELLADPAFDALLTGESAFDDLPSVMPRLADGSLPALCHRIVYP
- a CDS encoding TetR/AcrR family transcriptional regulator encodes the protein MDRAGGLRERKKEETRRGVHAAAVRLTAELGYENVTVEAIAEAANVSRRTFSNYFSCKEEAVLHGEHVYMRSLTHAVLDRPADEDAWTALRYAARGVYAHWGRPTDREGWARAKLARKHPALLARLLANHAELARDLERALDGRRRPGGVRYAVLVAVFLACLRVSLETWTGEEAARDLAEIAEEVLDEAEAPFTS